One Paenarthrobacter aurescens TC1 DNA window includes the following coding sequences:
- the mutM gene encoding formamidopyrimidine-DNA glycosylase (identified by match to protein family HMM PF01149; match to protein family HMM PF06831; match to protein family HMM TIGR00577), with protein sequence MPELPEVEVVRRGLARWVRGRTVTGVDVLDPRSIRRHALGTEDFIGNLEHATVLDVVRRGKFLWMPLVMSGVSDTEPADELPKVALMAHLGMSGQLLMQDPVVPDEKHLKVRISLSPADGMPEQLRFVDQRIFGGLFVTALVPTVDGGPGGLGETPLPEIAEEASHIARDPLDPYFSFDAFYRKVKGRKTGLKRALLDQGVISGIGNIYADEALWRARLHYARATDTLRRADAERLVEAVKDVMNAALAAGGTSFDSLYVNVNGDSGYFARSLNAYGRAGELCGRCEAIGLHSVMKREQFMNRSSYTCPVCQPRPRNGRW encoded by the coding sequence ATGCCTGAACTTCCTGAAGTAGAGGTTGTCCGCCGCGGCTTGGCCCGGTGGGTTCGTGGCCGTACCGTCACCGGTGTTGATGTCCTTGATCCGCGCTCCATCCGACGCCATGCCCTCGGAACAGAAGACTTTATCGGGAATCTTGAGCACGCAACCGTGCTGGACGTCGTCCGTCGAGGCAAGTTCCTCTGGATGCCCCTCGTCATGTCCGGCGTATCCGACACCGAACCCGCGGACGAGCTCCCCAAGGTGGCGCTGATGGCGCATCTGGGAATGAGCGGGCAGCTGCTGATGCAGGACCCCGTGGTGCCGGATGAGAAGCACCTGAAGGTCAGAATCAGCCTCAGCCCGGCGGACGGGATGCCTGAGCAGCTGCGGTTCGTGGACCAGAGGATTTTTGGTGGCCTGTTCGTGACTGCTTTGGTGCCAACTGTCGACGGTGGCCCTGGCGGCCTGGGCGAAACGCCCCTGCCGGAGATCGCCGAGGAAGCATCGCACATTGCCCGGGACCCGCTTGACCCTTACTTCTCTTTTGACGCGTTCTACCGGAAGGTCAAGGGCCGCAAGACCGGCCTGAAGCGCGCTCTTCTGGACCAAGGGGTCATTTCCGGCATCGGCAACATCTATGCAGATGAAGCCTTGTGGCGTGCCCGTCTCCACTATGCCAGGGCCACAGACACACTTCGCCGGGCGGATGCCGAGCGCCTGGTTGAGGCTGTGAAAGACGTCATGAACGCCGCCCTTGCCGCAGGGGGGACGAGTTTTGACTCCCTCTATGTGAATGTCAATGGCGATTCCGGGTACTTCGCCAGGTCGCTCAATGCCTACGGACGTGCCGGTGAACTGTGTGGCCGTTGCGAGGCAATCGGATTGCACAGCGTCATGAAGCGGGAACAGTTTATGAACCGTTCTTCCTATACCTGCCCGGTGTGCCAACCGCGGCCGCGGAATGGACGTTGGTAG
- a CDS encoding putative ribonuclease III (RNase III) (identified by match to protein family HMM PF00035; match to protein family HMM PF00636; match to protein family HMM TIGR02191), which translates to MSSTEELLKRLGVSIDTETLRLALTHRSYAYENGGIPTNERLEFLGDSILGFSVTDSLYRENPSLPEGELAKRRSAVVSTRALAGIGREIGVGEFIYLGQGEKLTDGKNKASILADTMEALIGATYLSNDIETARQLVMRLVGPLLKDAGALGAGTDWKTSIQELTASRQLGAIHYAVEGSGPDHARTFEAVLNIGGTPYGRGSGHSKKEAEQEAAADAWRALTALDPTTAGPSSA; encoded by the coding sequence ATGTCTTCAACTGAAGAGCTTCTGAAGCGTCTCGGTGTCTCGATTGACACCGAGACGCTTCGTCTTGCTCTGACACATCGCTCATATGCGTATGAGAACGGCGGGATTCCCACCAACGAGCGTCTTGAGTTCCTCGGCGACTCCATCCTGGGATTCTCGGTCACCGATTCTCTTTACCGTGAGAACCCCTCGCTGCCTGAAGGTGAGCTCGCCAAGCGACGCTCCGCCGTCGTCAGTACGCGTGCTTTGGCTGGTATTGGCCGGGAGATCGGCGTCGGCGAGTTTATTTACCTCGGTCAAGGCGAGAAGCTGACTGACGGCAAGAACAAAGCCTCCATCCTGGCTGACACCATGGAGGCCCTGATCGGGGCCACGTATCTCTCGAACGACATCGAGACCGCACGCCAACTGGTGATGCGCCTGGTGGGCCCGCTGCTCAAAGATGCCGGTGCCCTTGGAGCAGGAACCGACTGGAAGACCAGCATCCAGGAACTTACGGCGAGCCGGCAACTGGGCGCCATTCACTATGCTGTGGAGGGCTCCGGGCCGGACCACGCCAGGACGTTCGAGGCAGTACTGAACATCGGTGGAACTCCCTACGGCCGGGGCTCGGGCCATTCCAAGAAAGAAGCAGAGCAGGAAGCAGCCGCTGATGCCTGGCGTGCCCTGACTGCCTTGGATCCCACTACTGCCGGTCCTTCTTCCGCTTGA
- the rpmF gene encoding ribosomal protein L32 (identified by match to protein family HMM PF01783; match to protein family HMM TIGR01031), whose translation MAVPKRKMSRANTRARRAQWKATAPNLVKTIENGQVTYSLPHQAKVVTDSAGTALFLEYKGRKVADA comes from the coding sequence GTGGCTGTTCCCAAGCGGAAAATGTCTCGCGCAAATACACGCGCCCGCCGTGCCCAGTGGAAGGCAACTGCCCCCAACTTGGTCAAGACCATCGAAAACGGTCAGGTTACCTACAGCCTGCCGCACCAGGCAAAGGTCGTTACTGACTCTGCCGGCACCGCGCTGTTCCTTGAATACAAGGGCCGCAAGGTCGCAGACGCCTAA
- a CDS encoding putative proteins of unknown function DUF177 (identified by match to protein family HMM PF02620), which translates to MALVVKDLGRSPGTMRTLNEHVPAPSDLGVALIGVKEGSDIELDLRLEAVHEGILVSGTVDVEVTGECGRCLDPLAYDLEVNVQELFFYEGVELSGEEDDEEQRRVEYDLIDLEPVLRDAVVTMLPFQPVCREDCQGLCSECGARLEDEPGHHHEVIDPRWAALADLAKTDRQTD; encoded by the coding sequence TTGGCGCTGGTAGTCAAGGACCTTGGACGCAGTCCAGGGACCATGCGGACACTCAACGAGCATGTACCTGCGCCAAGTGACCTTGGTGTGGCGCTCATTGGCGTAAAGGAAGGCTCGGATATCGAGCTGGATCTTCGTCTTGAGGCCGTACACGAAGGAATTCTGGTATCTGGAACCGTAGACGTCGAAGTAACCGGCGAATGCGGTCGATGCCTGGATCCCCTTGCGTATGACCTTGAGGTCAATGTGCAAGAACTTTTCTTCTACGAAGGCGTTGAGCTTTCGGGCGAAGAAGACGATGAAGAGCAACGTCGAGTCGAGTACGATCTAATCGATCTTGAGCCGGTGTTGCGGGACGCAGTTGTCACTATGCTGCCGTTCCAGCCGGTGTGCCGGGAAGACTGCCAGGGCCTGTGTTCCGAATGTGGAGCGCGCCTGGAAGACGAGCCGGGGCACCACCACGAGGTCATTGACCCTCGCTGGGCTGCCCTAGCTGATCTGGCTAAGACTGACCGGCAAACCGATTAG
- the coaD gene encoding pantetheine-phosphate adenylyltransferase (identified by match to protein family HMM PF01467; match to protein family HMM TIGR00125; match to protein family HMM TIGR01510), which yields MRRAVCPGSFDPIHNGHLEVIARAAGLFDEVIVAVSTNYAKKYRFSLEDRMEMARETLASLRGIIVEPMGEGLLAEYCRHRGVSAIVKGLRSSSDFDYELPMATMNRQLTGVETVFLPAEAHYVHLSSTLIKEVNVLGGDISEYVPKSVLKRLLAGEPPTEPSRKG from the coding sequence ATGAGACGCGCGGTATGCCCTGGATCCTTTGACCCCATTCACAATGGACATCTCGAAGTCATCGCCCGGGCCGCCGGCCTGTTCGACGAAGTCATCGTGGCCGTGTCCACCAACTACGCCAAAAAATACAGGTTCAGCCTTGAAGACCGCATGGAAATGGCGCGGGAAACATTGGCCTCTCTGCGCGGGATCATCGTGGAGCCCATGGGCGAAGGTTTGCTGGCGGAGTACTGCCGCCACCGCGGTGTCTCAGCCATAGTCAAGGGGCTGCGTTCATCTTCGGATTTCGATTACGAGTTGCCGATGGCCACCATGAACCGCCAGTTGACCGGCGTCGAAACGGTCTTCCTGCCTGCGGAAGCGCATTACGTGCACCTTTCCTCCACCTTGATCAAAGAGGTCAACGTCCTCGGCGGCGACATCTCCGAGTACGTCCCCAAATCGGTGCTGAAGAGGCTCCTCGCTGGCGAGCCGCCCACGGAACCCTCGCGCAAGGGGTAG
- a CDS encoding aminotransferase classes I and II protein (identified by match to protein family HMM PF00155; match to protein family HMM PF01053; match to protein family HMM PF01212), protein MADMASAGKSPSLDMSAGTTAGTDSTPWQRAATGANLLSPDGTLGVTIFEEMTTLALSTGAINLGQGFPDEDGPAEIKAAAQSAIAQGANQYAPGKGTAALREAIATHQQRFYGLNPDPDTEVLVTTGATEAIAATLLAFIQPGDEVLTFEPFYDSYGAIIGMAGGNHVTAPLLAPDFLPDLAELEDSFSSRTKIVLLNNPHNPTGAVFPEPVLTRIVELAAKYGAIIVSDEVYEHLTFGVRHIPITSLPGAAERTITISSAGKTFSFTGWKIGWLSGPAELVAAVRTVKQFLTYSSGTPFQSAIAVGLALPDEFYTGIANTLRHKRDILAEGLRAAGFGVYNPSGTYFINVDTAPLGIRDSVDLARRLPGLVGVAAIPVPVFCHPEGAERTRSLLRFAFCKKADVLEEAAARLATLKDRL, encoded by the coding sequence ATGGCTGACATGGCATCCGCAGGCAAAAGCCCCTCCCTTGATATGAGTGCCGGCACCACCGCTGGTACTGACTCAACACCATGGCAGCGGGCCGCTACGGGAGCCAATCTGCTCTCCCCGGATGGAACGTTGGGTGTGACAATCTTCGAGGAAATGACCACCTTGGCACTGTCCACCGGTGCCATAAACCTTGGCCAGGGGTTTCCCGATGAAGACGGCCCGGCGGAAATCAAAGCGGCTGCCCAATCCGCCATCGCCCAGGGAGCCAACCAATACGCGCCAGGCAAGGGCACTGCCGCGTTGAGGGAAGCCATTGCCACACACCAACAGCGCTTCTACGGGCTTAACCCGGATCCGGACACGGAAGTACTGGTCACAACTGGCGCAACGGAAGCCATTGCCGCCACACTGCTCGCCTTCATCCAGCCCGGCGACGAAGTCCTGACCTTCGAGCCCTTCTACGACTCGTACGGGGCCATCATCGGCATGGCGGGAGGCAACCACGTCACCGCTCCCCTGCTGGCTCCGGACTTCCTCCCCGACCTCGCGGAGCTGGAAGACTCCTTCAGCAGCCGGACCAAAATCGTCCTTTTGAATAATCCGCATAACCCCACAGGAGCCGTTTTTCCGGAACCCGTACTGACCAGGATTGTGGAACTCGCAGCTAAGTACGGCGCCATCATCGTGAGCGACGAAGTCTACGAGCACCTGACATTCGGCGTAAGGCACATCCCGATCACGTCGCTGCCCGGCGCCGCCGAACGCACCATCACCATTTCGTCCGCAGGCAAGACCTTCTCCTTCACCGGGTGGAAAATCGGCTGGCTCAGCGGACCGGCGGAGCTGGTGGCGGCAGTGCGTACGGTGAAACAATTCCTGACTTACAGCTCGGGGACGCCCTTCCAAAGCGCAATCGCCGTGGGACTTGCCCTACCCGATGAGTTCTACACGGGCATTGCCAATACCCTTCGACACAAGCGCGACATTCTTGCTGAGGGCCTCCGCGCCGCAGGCTTCGGAGTCTACAACCCCAGCGGAACCTACTTCATCAACGTCGACACCGCTCCGCTGGGCATTCGGGACTCGGTGGATCTCGCACGGCGACTTCCCGGGCTCGTTGGAGTAGCAGCCATCCCTGTCCCCGTGTTCTGCCACCCCGAAGGGGCCGAGCGAACGCGGAGCCTGCTGCGGTTTGCCTTCTGCAAGAAAGCGGACGTCCTGGAAGAGGCTGCCGCCCGACTGGCCACCCTCAAGGACCGGCTCTGA
- a CDS encoding putative N6 adenine-specific methylase (identified by match to protein family HMM PF03602; match to protein family HMM TIGR00095), translating to MDARTWRIPVSRIIAGVGGGNPLTSVPGTATRPTTDRVKEALFSRLESLAVIDDARVLDLYAGSGSLGIESASRGARTVDLVEFDAKASDVCQRNADLVNQLLGGKRVSVHRSKVESFLERAGDADRWDLVFLDPPYPLDEPALSAVLEKLAPYLDDAAVVVVERSSRSPEPVWPEALECFADKKYGETKLWFAEPA from the coding sequence ATGGATGCTCGCACATGGAGAATCCCTGTGAGCCGGATCATTGCCGGAGTTGGTGGCGGGAACCCGCTGACCAGCGTTCCCGGAACGGCTACGCGTCCCACGACCGACAGGGTCAAGGAAGCGCTGTTTTCCCGCCTGGAATCCTTGGCGGTAATTGACGATGCCAGGGTCCTGGACCTTTATGCAGGATCTGGTTCCTTGGGCATCGAGAGTGCCAGCCGAGGTGCCCGGACCGTGGATCTGGTGGAGTTTGATGCCAAGGCGAGCGATGTCTGCCAGCGCAATGCGGATTTGGTGAATCAGCTCCTGGGCGGCAAGAGGGTCTCGGTGCATCGTTCCAAGGTGGAGTCGTTCCTGGAGCGTGCGGGCGACGCTGACAGGTGGGATCTGGTCTTCCTTGATCCGCCTTATCCCTTGGATGAGCCTGCCCTGAGTGCCGTGCTCGAAAAGTTGGCACCGTATTTGGACGACGCGGCCGTTGTGGTGGTGGAGCGGAGTTCGCGGAGCCCGGAACCTGTGTGGCCCGAGGCTCTGGAATGTTTCGCGGACAAGAAGTACGGCGAGACCAAGTTGTGGTTCGCTGAGCCTGCCTAA
- a CDS encoding putative ATP-dependent DNA helicase RecG (identified by match to protein family HMM PF00270; match to protein family HMM PF00271; match to protein family HMM PF01336): MNSELELPLERRIGKRSAAVIDKHLGLKTAGALLNYFPRRYLSRGELTPINKLPLDEEVTLIARVLSNSTRQMRARRGSITDVVVTDEAGGGGVPGTLKVSFFNGFRAKAELLPGRRAMFSGKVTRYGGALGLTNPDFLLLDEDPEAEGSVDPEKLAAMPIPVYPATAKLTSWSIHKVITALLQTMDLDSLEDPLPESIVRRDALLSVAEAYRLIHSPDIAKDWQRAQERFRYQEALVLQTALARRRAQLAAEEATARRPRADGLLSKFDQNLPFTLTAGQSAVGKTLAEELGRDTPMNRLLQGEVGSGKTIVALRAMLQVVDAGGQAALLAPTEVLAAQHFHSIRKTLGPLARDHIFGGAGMLGGDSTQEAVQVTLLTGSMPTAARKQAMLDAASGNAGIVIGTHALLSDKTSFQDLGLIVVDEQHRFGVEQRDALRAKAQRPPHLLVMTATPIPRTVAMTVFGDLETSILDELPAGRAPISTHVVGLAENPGWVDRIWKRSREEVDSGHQVYVVCPKIGSDDDGDFSPGEAEPSDAELADEGPARELASVTAVVESLLQEPALAGVPVAPLHGRQDPQVKSETMASFASNNTKVLVSTTVIEVGVDVHNATLMVILDADRFGISQLHQLRGRVGRGGLPGTCLLVTTLEPGHPSRRRLDAVASTTDGFELSQEDLKLRREGDILGASQSGGRSTLKLLRVLEHEEIIARARTDAQGLVSEDPALDHQPVLAAAIDEYLNPEKEAFLERG; encoded by the coding sequence ATGAATTCTGAGCTGGAACTGCCCCTCGAACGCAGAATCGGCAAGCGGTCTGCGGCTGTCATTGATAAGCACTTGGGCCTCAAAACGGCCGGAGCCTTGCTGAACTACTTCCCTCGCAGATACTTGAGTCGTGGTGAATTGACGCCCATCAACAAGCTTCCGCTGGATGAAGAGGTCACGCTGATTGCCCGTGTGCTGTCCAACAGCACACGCCAGATGCGGGCCCGGCGTGGTTCGATCACAGATGTGGTGGTGACGGACGAGGCCGGGGGCGGCGGCGTTCCAGGCACGTTGAAGGTCAGCTTCTTCAACGGGTTCCGTGCGAAGGCAGAACTACTGCCTGGTCGTCGGGCCATGTTCTCTGGAAAGGTGACCCGCTACGGCGGGGCCCTCGGCCTGACCAACCCCGACTTCCTTCTGCTGGACGAGGACCCTGAAGCCGAGGGTTCCGTGGATCCGGAGAAGCTCGCCGCCATGCCCATCCCCGTCTACCCGGCAACTGCCAAGCTGACCAGTTGGTCCATCCACAAAGTAATCACCGCCTTGCTCCAAACCATGGATCTTGATTCCTTGGAAGACCCGCTGCCGGAAAGTATCGTCCGAAGGGACGCATTGCTCAGCGTGGCTGAGGCATACCGTCTGATCCATTCACCTGACATTGCCAAGGACTGGCAACGGGCCCAAGAACGCTTCCGGTATCAGGAAGCGCTAGTGCTGCAAACGGCTCTGGCACGCCGTCGCGCGCAGCTCGCCGCCGAGGAAGCCACTGCGCGCCGGCCGCGCGCGGACGGTTTGCTCAGCAAGTTCGACCAGAACTTGCCTTTTACGCTGACCGCCGGCCAGTCCGCCGTCGGAAAGACACTGGCTGAAGAGCTCGGGCGCGATACCCCCATGAACAGGCTCCTGCAGGGTGAAGTGGGCTCGGGCAAGACGATCGTTGCCCTTCGGGCCATGTTGCAGGTAGTGGACGCGGGTGGCCAGGCTGCCCTGCTGGCGCCTACGGAGGTTTTGGCGGCCCAACATTTCCACTCGATCCGCAAGACCTTGGGGCCACTGGCTCGGGACCATATCTTTGGCGGAGCGGGCATGCTGGGAGGAGACTCCACTCAGGAAGCCGTGCAAGTAACGCTCCTCACCGGCTCCATGCCCACCGCGGCACGCAAACAGGCAATGCTGGATGCGGCCTCCGGGAATGCGGGAATCGTCATTGGTACTCATGCTTTGCTGAGCGACAAAACCAGCTTTCAGGACCTCGGATTGATTGTGGTGGATGAGCAGCACCGCTTTGGCGTGGAGCAGCGCGATGCCCTCCGCGCAAAGGCGCAGCGGCCTCCACATTTGCTGGTCATGACGGCCACACCGATTCCTCGCACGGTTGCCATGACGGTATTCGGTGACCTTGAGACTTCCATCCTTGATGAGCTTCCAGCCGGACGTGCACCTATTTCGACGCACGTGGTGGGGCTCGCTGAGAATCCGGGCTGGGTGGACCGCATTTGGAAGCGTTCACGCGAAGAAGTCGATTCCGGCCATCAGGTGTATGTGGTGTGCCCCAAGATCGGCTCGGACGACGACGGCGACTTCAGCCCTGGCGAAGCGGAACCCAGCGATGCCGAGCTCGCGGACGAAGGCCCGGCGCGGGAGCTGGCCTCGGTGACCGCCGTCGTCGAAAGCCTCTTGCAGGAGCCGGCGCTGGCTGGTGTCCCGGTGGCGCCGCTCCACGGCCGGCAGGATCCGCAGGTGAAGTCCGAGACGATGGCTTCGTTCGCATCCAACAACACCAAAGTGCTGGTGTCCACTACTGTCATTGAGGTGGGCGTGGACGTCCACAACGCCACCCTCATGGTGATTCTCGACGCCGACCGCTTTGGGATCTCCCAGCTCCACCAGTTGCGCGGCCGGGTGGGTCGTGGGGGACTGCCGGGCACTTGCCTGCTGGTGACTACGTTGGAACCCGGACACCCGAGTCGGCGGCGGCTTGATGCCGTTGCTTCAACGACCGACGGTTTTGAGCTGTCCCAGGAAGACCTGAAACTCCGCCGGGAAGGTGACATTTTGGGTGCTTCGCAATCCGGCGGGCGGTCCACGCTGAAGTTGCTCCGTGTACTTGAACACGAAGAAATCATTGCCCGTGCACGAACTGACGCCCAAGGCCTGGTGTCGGAGGACCCGGCGTTGGACCATCAGCCGGTTCTTGCCGCCGCGATCGATGAGTATTTGAACCCTGAGAAGGAGGCGTTCCTTGAACGCGGATAG
- a CDS encoding putative dihydroxyacetone kinase family (DAK2 domain) (identified by match to protein family HMM PF02734) has protein sequence MKRWLGKAEVVLGNHSDRLNAINIFPVADGDTGTNLYLTVRAAVAALGGAAPDTTETGNDVGALLSRAGQAAMEQARGNSGTLFAVFLCAAAEPLAGKSRLSAPLLAAALNRAQIRAWSALSEPVAGTMLSVLEAAAHAAQAVDASQSGDDSNHALGLSLDAVVEAAYQAVVRTEDELAQLHEAHVVDAGGVGMLLVLDCLRAAVLGEELQEELLDGLHGYKLQDPHIHEHMPADDGVEVMCTINLSPLNAAILRQRLDEMGDSVIMSQVGGAQGADDDDDESGVEISYRWRVHVHVPDPEPAVALIRSLGEPTDIAVSQLAIPRDDGQEPATLEPAGGESTSINQASPVPGQSRHEF, from the coding sequence ATGAAACGTTGGCTCGGCAAGGCGGAGGTTGTCCTCGGCAACCACAGCGACCGTCTCAATGCGATCAACATCTTTCCTGTCGCTGACGGTGATACCGGAACCAACCTTTATCTCACTGTTCGGGCAGCAGTGGCTGCCCTGGGTGGAGCTGCGCCGGACACCACCGAGACCGGCAACGACGTCGGCGCCTTGCTGTCCCGCGCGGGGCAGGCAGCAATGGAGCAAGCACGGGGCAATTCGGGCACGCTTTTTGCGGTGTTCCTGTGCGCCGCCGCAGAGCCTTTGGCGGGAAAATCGCGCCTCAGCGCACCCCTGCTTGCCGCTGCCCTGAACAGGGCACAGATCCGGGCTTGGTCTGCCTTGAGTGAGCCTGTGGCAGGCACCATGCTGTCTGTGCTGGAAGCCGCCGCTCACGCTGCCCAAGCGGTGGATGCATCCCAAAGCGGCGACGACAGCAACCATGCATTGGGGCTCTCGCTCGACGCCGTGGTGGAGGCGGCCTACCAAGCAGTTGTCCGGACCGAAGATGAGCTCGCACAGCTCCATGAAGCACATGTTGTGGATGCGGGCGGGGTGGGCATGCTGCTGGTGCTGGATTGCCTCCGCGCTGCCGTCCTTGGTGAGGAACTCCAGGAGGAACTGCTGGATGGTCTCCATGGCTACAAATTGCAGGATCCCCACATCCATGAGCACATGCCTGCCGACGACGGCGTGGAGGTCATGTGCACCATCAACCTCTCGCCACTGAATGCAGCCATCCTTCGCCAGCGCCTCGACGAGATGGGCGATTCCGTCATCATGAGTCAAGTTGGTGGTGCCCAGGGCGCCGATGATGATGACGACGAATCCGGCGTCGAAATCAGCTACCGTTGGCGCGTTCATGTGCATGTCCCGGATCCGGAGCCGGCTGTAGCACTCATACGTTCGCTGGGGGAACCGACTGATATCGCCGTAAGCCAGCTGGCGATACCCCGTGATGACGGGCAGGAACCGGCCACACTGGAACCAGCTGGCGGAGAATCCACCAGCATCAACCAAGCCTCCCCAGTCCCGGGCCAGTCACGGCATGAATTCTGA